The following are encoded in a window of Castanea sativa cultivar Marrone di Chiusa Pesio chromosome 9, ASM4071231v1 genomic DNA:
- the LOC142609785 gene encoding carbonic anhydrase Nec1-like: MKNYSLPIFNCWFLLFLLYWQPISITAQTGEEPAFNYIEGSPRGPERWGELRPEWATCKNGRFQSPIDILNKDVQVNINPGDLRLNYKASNANLTNTGPYVEVEWVGDAGSIQINGKQYSLRQLHWHSPSEHLINGKRYDLELYVVHVNTSNQVYVVHAQFYQIGEPDSFLSKFTRELITLVNNRGVRPIGVIDPRKTNTDTFKYYRYNGSLTSPPCDEGVTWIVNAKINTVSSKQVQLLREANFDYRGMDNARPMQALNDRKIFLYGAKN; this comes from the exons ATGAAGAATTATAGTTTACCAATCTTCAATTGCTGGTTTCTACTGTTTCTTCTATATTGGCAGCCAATATCCATTACTGCTCAAACTG GTGAAGAGCCTGCGTTTAACTATATCGAAGGGAGTCCAAGAGGACCCGAACGCTGGGGAGAACTTAGGCCAGAATGGGCAACGTGTAAGAATGGGCGATTTCAATCTCCAATTGATATATTGAATAAGGATGTGCAAGTTAACATAAATCCAGGAGATCTGAGGTTGAATTATAAGGCATCTAATGCAAACCTAACGAATACAGGTCCTTATGTCGAG GTTGAATGGGTTGGTGATGCTGGATCAATTCAAATCAATGGCAAGCAATACTCCCTCCGACAATTGCATTGGCACTCACCCTCAGAGCATCTCATCAATGGCAagag GTATGACTTGGAGTTGTACGTGGTTCATGTAAACACATCAAATCAAGTTTATGTTGTACATGCCCAATTTTACCAAATTGGTGAGCCCGATTCGTTCTTGTCAAAG ttcacAAGGGAGCTTATAACTTTGGTTAATAATAGGGGAGTTAGACCCATAGGGGTAATAGATCCTAGAAAGACAAACACAGATACATTCAAGTATTACAGATATAATGGATCACTCACCTCACCTCCTTGTGATGAAGGTGTTACTTGGATTGTCAATGCAAAG ATAAATACTGTCTCAAGCAAACAAGTACAGTTACTTCGTGAAGCTAATTTTGAT TATCGTGGAATGGATAACGCAAGGCCTATGCAGGCTCTCAATGACCGAAAGATCTTCCTATATGGGGCAAAGAACTAA